The Blastopirellula marina genome includes a region encoding these proteins:
- the ehuA gene encoding ectoine/hydroxyectoine ABC transporter ATP-binding protein EhuA, with product MNDTQPQLQIRNLQKTYGENQVLRGLNVDIHAGEKIAIIGPSGSGKSTLLRILMTLEEPNGGEVLLEGESVWTMPSNGSEKRASEAHLHQMRAKLGMVFQHFFLFPHLSVRQNLTLAPTLVNSVAAKEAEQRAMELLAMVGMDGKADAYPAQLSGGQKQRVAIARAMAMQPEVMLFDEVTSALDPELVHEVLSVLRKLAAESDMTMLLVTHEMNFAREIADRVLFFDGGVILEEGPPSQIFSSPQEQRTQEFLKTVLEA from the coding sequence ATGAATGATACCCAACCGCAACTTCAAATTCGCAACCTGCAAAAGACCTACGGCGAGAATCAGGTGCTGCGTGGACTGAACGTCGATATTCATGCCGGCGAGAAGATCGCGATTATTGGCCCGAGTGGCTCAGGCAAGTCGACACTGCTGCGCATCTTGATGACGCTCGAAGAGCCGAATGGTGGCGAGGTACTTTTGGAAGGAGAATCGGTCTGGACGATGCCTTCCAATGGAAGCGAGAAACGTGCGAGCGAAGCCCATTTGCACCAGATGCGGGCAAAGCTTGGCATGGTGTTCCAGCACTTCTTTCTATTTCCCCACCTATCGGTCCGCCAGAACTTAACGCTCGCGCCAACGCTCGTGAACAGCGTGGCGGCTAAGGAAGCCGAGCAGCGGGCGATGGAATTGCTGGCCATGGTCGGCATGGACGGAAAAGCCGATGCTTATCCAGCCCAACTTTCCGGCGGTCAGAAGCAACGCGTCGCGATTGCCCGGGCGATGGCGATGCAGCCTGAGGTGATGCTGTTTGACGAAGTCACCTCAGCACTTGATCCGGAATTGGTTCACGAGGTGCTGAGTGTTTTACGAAAGCTGGCAGCGGAGTCCGATATGACGATGCTGCTGGTCACACACGAAATGAATTTTGCGCGAGAGATCGCCGATCGAGTATTGTTCTTTGATGGTGGCGTCATTTTGGAAGAAGGCCCCCCCAGCCAGATCTTCAGTTCTCCCCAAGAACAACGCACCCAGGAATTTTTGAAGACTGTTTTAGAAGCCTAG
- the ehuD gene encoding ectoine/hydroxyectoine ABC transporter permease subunit EhuD, with the protein MWNWDIVWEVMPDILKGLVVTIEAVAGGMTLALILGLLWAVMRRSKVPFISWTAWAFVEFIRSTPLLVQLFFVYYVMTDVVGRSLSPLVTGILVLGVHYSCYTAEVYRAGLDGIAKGQWNAAKALNLNAFQTYRYVILPQAIPPVLPNLGNYLIAMLKEAPLLSVITVMEVLREAQVFGNAHYRYLEPLTIVGVLFILLSLIAGLSVEWVRKRTAAMTS; encoded by the coding sequence ATGTGGAATTGGGATATTGTTTGGGAGGTCATGCCCGATATCCTCAAGGGCTTGGTCGTCACCATCGAGGCAGTTGCCGGCGGAATGACTTTAGCTTTGATTTTGGGATTGCTGTGGGCGGTCATGCGCCGGTCGAAAGTGCCGTTCATCAGTTGGACAGCGTGGGCGTTTGTCGAATTCATTCGCAGCACGCCCCTTCTGGTACAGCTGTTTTTCGTCTACTACGTGATGACCGACGTCGTCGGACGTTCTCTCTCGCCGCTGGTGACCGGGATCTTGGTCTTGGGAGTGCATTACAGTTGCTACACCGCCGAGGTCTACCGAGCGGGACTGGACGGCATTGCGAAAGGGCAATGGAATGCGGCGAAAGCACTGAATTTGAATGCGTTCCAAACCTATCGCTACGTGATTCTGCCCCAGGCAATTCCGCCTGTGCTTCCGAATCTTGGCAACTACTTGATCGCAATGTTGAAAGAAGCCCCACTTCTCTCGGTGATTACGGTCATGGAAGTTTTGCGTGAGGCTCAAGTTTTCGGCAACGCTCATTATCGTTATCTGGAACCGCTGACGATTGTTGGCGTACTGTTTATTCTCCTGAGCCTCATAGCTGGCCTCTCGGTCGAATGGGTTCGCAAACGCACCGCGGCGATGACTTCATGA
- the ehuC gene encoding ectoine/hydroxyectoine ABC transporter permease subunit EhuC encodes MSDLPPPFDLLPFLLKGLHITVIIALGGSAVAIVMAVVFGLWSKSTDPILRWFSAAYITVFRGASALILLYWFYFVMPELTGFGLDAITTGIFVLGANVGAYGAEVVRTSIESVSKGQYQAAAALNLSRWQTMRYVIFPQAVLSMVPPFGNLMIELLKGTALVSTITVTDLTMQGMYLRADTHRSLEIFGLLLVIYFLLSSLITLGFRLLERRLSHGRDYGGGQ; translated from the coding sequence GTGAGCGACCTTCCCCCACCTTTTGATTTGCTCCCATTCTTGTTGAAGGGGCTGCATATCACTGTCATTATCGCTCTGGGCGGTTCCGCCGTGGCGATTGTGATGGCAGTGGTCTTCGGCCTATGGAGCAAGTCGACCGATCCCATCCTCCGCTGGTTCAGCGCTGCCTACATCACGGTGTTCCGCGGTGCCAGTGCGTTGATCTTGCTTTACTGGTTTTATTTCGTGATGCCGGAACTGACCGGCTTCGGTCTTGATGCGATCACAACCGGGATCTTCGTACTGGGGGCAAACGTCGGAGCTTATGGGGCGGAGGTTGTTCGCACGAGTATCGAGTCGGTTTCCAAGGGGCAGTATCAAGCGGCAGCGGCGTTGAATCTCAGCCGTTGGCAAACGATGCGATACGTCATCTTCCCGCAGGCAGTGCTCAGCATGGTTCCTCCGTTCGGCAATCTTATGATTGAACTACTGAAGGGAACCGCCCTCGTGTCGACGATTACCGTAACCGACCTGACGATGCAAGGAATGTATTTGCGGGCAGACACACATCGCTCGTTGGAAATCTTCGGGCTGCTGCTGGTGATCTACTTCCTGCTGTCGAGCCTCATCACGCTCGGGTTCCGTTTGTTGGAGCGTCGCCTGTCGCATGGGCGAGATTATGGAGGAGGGCAGTAG
- the ehuB gene encoding ectoine/hydroxyectoine ABC transporter substrate-binding protein EhuB, translated as MFDEKRSQVSLAGVLVLLIFLAAIGAILWQANRSNANAESTLARIQRTGKVRIGFANEKPYGYLDTKKDLVTGEAPEIARYILKKIGVDHIEPVVADFGSLIPGLKAKRFDIIAAGMYITPERGKEIAFSNPTYAIGESFIVLAGNPLDLHSYEDVRDNPDARIGVMGGSIELKYAQDLGVDESQIAVFADYASALQGLKGDQIDAVAATFLTVKDLLEKQDSDAIEQVNDFRDPVIDGKETRGFGAFGFRQQDEALRERFNEELAKFIGTPEHLELVKKFQFDESTLPGNVTAKELIEAP; from the coding sequence ATGTTCGATGAAAAAAGATCGCAGGTTTCGTTAGCTGGAGTATTAGTGTTGCTAATATTCCTGGCAGCCATTGGCGCGATCCTATGGCAGGCGAATCGTTCCAACGCTAACGCTGAAAGCACGTTAGCGAGAATTCAGCGGACCGGAAAAGTCCGCATCGGCTTCGCCAACGAGAAACCATATGGGTACCTCGATACCAAGAAAGATTTAGTTACCGGAGAAGCTCCTGAGATCGCGCGATACATCTTAAAAAAGATCGGCGTTGACCACATTGAGCCTGTGGTTGCTGACTTCGGCTCCTTAATTCCCGGTTTGAAAGCGAAGCGATTCGATATTATCGCAGCGGGTATGTATATCACGCCTGAACGCGGTAAAGAAATTGCTTTTTCCAATCCCACATACGCCATCGGCGAGTCTTTCATTGTGCTGGCCGGCAATCCGCTCGACCTGCATAGTTATGAAGATGTACGCGACAATCCGGACGCCAGGATTGGTGTCATGGGGGGCAGTATTGAATTGAAATACGCGCAAGATTTGGGAGTTGATGAGAGCCAAATCGCTGTGTTTGCCGACTATGCGAGTGCATTGCAGGGCCTGAAGGGAGATCAGATTGATGCGGTGGCCGCGACCTTTCTCACCGTGAAGGATCTGCTCGAAAAACAAGACAGCGATGCGATCGAGCAAGTCAATGATTTTCGCGACCCAGTCATCGATGGGAAAGAGACGCGAGGCTTCGGAGCATTTGGTTTCAGGCAACAAGACGAAGCACTGCGAGAACGTTTTAACGAAGAGCTGGCCAAATTCATCGGTACGCCAGAGCACTTAGAACTGGTGAAAAAATTTCAATTTGATGAGTCGACCCTGCCTGGTAACGTAACCGCCAAGGAATTGATAGAAGCACCGTGA
- the ectA gene encoding diaminobutyrate acetyltransferase: MNFRKPRVEDGAKLRELVANSQEMDDNSCYLYLLLCQDFADTCVVAELDGAIVGFVTGYVPPQRPSSLFVWQVVVAPEARRQGLAKRMLDALIRQFPGEKLEFVEATITPDNVPSRSLFNALARSLHTEINYTPYFRADHFGNFAHDPEELCRVGPIGPERE, translated from the coding sequence ATGAACTTCCGGAAACCACGCGTCGAAGATGGCGCGAAGCTGCGTGAACTGGTCGCCAACAGCCAAGAGATGGACGATAACTCGTGCTACCTCTACTTGCTGCTCTGTCAAGATTTCGCCGACACCTGCGTGGTGGCAGAACTTGATGGCGCCATCGTTGGGTTTGTGACTGGCTACGTCCCACCACAAAGACCCTCGTCGCTGTTTGTTTGGCAGGTTGTTGTTGCTCCTGAAGCACGACGACAAGGTTTAGCCAAACGCATGCTGGATGCCCTGATTAGACAGTTCCCTGGCGAGAAGCTGGAATTTGTCGAGGCCACAATTACGCCTGACAACGTGCCTTCTCGCAGTCTCTTTAATGCCCTGGCACGTTCCTTGCACACGGAAATCAACTACACCCCGTATTTCCGTGCAGATCATTTTGGAAACTTTGCCCATGACCCGGAAGAACTTTGCCGGGTCGGCCCGATAGGCCCCGAACGAGAATAA
- the ectB gene encoding diaminobutyrate--2-oxoglutarate transaminase encodes MNIVDRMESNVRSYCRSFPTTFKTAKDHLMIDESGKAYIDFFAGAGSLNYGHNNETLKNALLEYISGDGITHALDMTTVAKKRLLQSMQDVLFAPRGMDYKVLFPGPTGTNSVETALKLARKVTGRRNVISFTNGFHGMTLGSLAITGNSGKRAGAGVSLHDTTHMPFCDYFDAETDTISMIENYLEDNSSGIDKPAAFILETVQAEGGVNVASKTWLRRIAELAKASGALLILDDIQVGCGRTGPFFSFEFADIEPDIICLSKSFSGYGLPLAVTLVKPEFDAFKPGEHNGTFRGHNPSFVTASTALEAYWRDDRLSKEVHEKARIIKDAFLEMADRYDGSVRGRGMIQGIEFPDHTLANKISRTAFGRGLIVETAGPNDEVLKVLPPLTIEYDALKEGLRIITEAIHENLRSDVSTKTTVGAK; translated from the coding sequence ATGAATATTGTTGACCGAATGGAATCCAACGTACGCAGCTATTGCCGGTCGTTCCCGACGACTTTTAAGACGGCAAAAGATCACCTGATGATCGATGAGAGCGGCAAAGCCTACATCGACTTCTTCGCCGGTGCAGGCTCGCTGAATTACGGACACAATAACGAAACCCTGAAGAACGCGCTGCTGGAGTACATCTCCGGCGATGGGATTACACACGCGCTCGACATGACCACCGTCGCCAAGAAGCGACTCCTGCAATCGATGCAGGATGTCCTCTTTGCACCACGGGGCATGGACTACAAAGTGCTATTCCCTGGTCCCACAGGAACCAACTCGGTTGAAACGGCGCTAAAGCTGGCCCGTAAGGTGACTGGTCGTCGTAACGTGATCTCCTTTACCAACGGATTTCATGGAATGACACTCGGTTCGCTGGCAATTACTGGTAATTCCGGTAAGCGAGCTGGTGCTGGTGTTTCATTGCACGACACAACCCACATGCCGTTCTGCGATTACTTCGACGCCGAGACCGATACGATCTCGATGATCGAAAACTACCTGGAAGACAACAGTAGCGGCATTGACAAGCCGGCTGCTTTCATTCTGGAAACCGTCCAGGCCGAAGGCGGCGTGAACGTCGCGTCGAAGACATGGTTGCGTCGCATCGCTGAGCTCGCTAAAGCTTCCGGCGCACTGCTGATTCTGGATGACATTCAGGTCGGCTGTGGTCGAACCGGTCCGTTCTTTAGCTTCGAGTTCGCTGACATCGAACCCGATATCATCTGCCTGTCGAAGTCGTTCTCCGGATATGGGCTTCCCTTAGCAGTCACGTTGGTGAAACCTGAGTTTGACGCGTTCAAACCGGGCGAACATAACGGAACGTTCCGTGGCCACAATCCGTCCTTCGTGACCGCTTCGACCGCATTGGAAGCCTACTGGCGAGATGATCGTCTGTCGAAGGAAGTGCACGAAAAAGCACGCATTATCAAGGATGCGTTCCTCGAAATGGCCGACCGTTACGACGGAAGTGTCCGTGGTCGTGGGATGATCCAGGGAATCGAGTTCCCAGATCACACGCTGGCCAACAAAATTTCACGTACCGCATTTGGCCGTGGCTTGATTGTGGAAACGGCGGGTCCAAATGACGAAGTCTTGAAGGTCTTGCCACCGCTGACCATCGAGTACGATGCCTTGAAGGAAGGCTTGCGGATTATCACCGAAGCTATCCACGAGAATCTACGCTCTGACGTCAGCACGAAGACGACGGTCGGCGCGAAGTAA
- a CDS encoding ectoine synthase: MLVRSLEDILGTERDVEGGNWNSRRLLLAGDKMGFSLHDTILRAGTTTPIHYQNHLEAVYCIEGHATVELVPSGEKFEIKPGTVYALDLNDKHLLTAHVDTRMVCVFNPAVVGNEVHDENGVYPAAK, encoded by the coding sequence ATGTTAGTTCGCAGCTTAGAGGATATTCTGGGTACCGAGCGCGATGTCGAAGGGGGCAACTGGAATAGTCGCCGCCTTCTTCTAGCTGGCGACAAGATGGGGTTTTCGCTGCACGACACGATCCTACGAGCCGGCACGACCACACCGATTCATTACCAGAACCACCTAGAAGCGGTCTACTGCATCGAAGGGCACGCTACGGTTGAACTCGTTCCAAGTGGCGAGAAATTTGAGATTAAGCCAGGCACCGTGTATGCACTCGATTTGAATGACAAGCATCTGCTGACCGCCCACGTTGATACCCGCATGGTCTGTGTTTTCAACCCAGCGGTCGTTGGAAACGAAGTCCACGACGAGAATGGCGTTTACCCAGCTGCCAAGTAA
- the thpD gene encoding ectoine hydroxylase, producing MPADNALLADPYSSRIGTQWEIAPRRDPVLWDPEAQGPLNPNQLETFESWGYFPFPKLISSDRAKSLLAEATHLQESLPPDLDHVISEPSSREIRSIFRVHQDNEAFADVCRDDSIVSIARQILGSEVYLHQSRINFKPGFQGKEFFWHSDFETWHVEDGMPRMRAVSISISLTANTAYNGPLMLVRGSHQSYVRCVGETPDEHFRSSLKKQEFGVPNREALSLLAEQGEIVAPTGAPGSAVMFDCNTMHASASNLSPYPRTNLFLVFNSVENELRTPFGGTPPRPRFLSYRP from the coding sequence ATGCCAGCAGACAATGCGCTTTTAGCCGACCCCTATAGCTCTCGTATTGGTACCCAGTGGGAAATCGCCCCTCGCCGAGACCCCGTGCTCTGGGATCCGGAAGCTCAAGGCCCACTCAATCCGAATCAACTCGAAACGTTTGAATCGTGGGGATACTTTCCATTCCCAAAACTAATCAGCTCGGATCGCGCCAAATCACTCCTCGCGGAAGCAACCCATCTGCAAGAATCGCTCCCGCCTGATCTTGATCATGTCATCTCGGAACCGAGCAGCCGAGAAATTCGCTCGATTTTTCGCGTTCATCAAGACAATGAGGCATTCGCGGACGTCTGCCGCGACGACAGCATCGTCAGTATCGCGCGTCAAATTCTCGGTAGCGAGGTCTATCTTCATCAGTCGCGAATCAACTTCAAGCCAGGCTTCCAAGGCAAAGAGTTTTTCTGGCACTCCGACTTCGAGACTTGGCATGTCGAGGACGGCATGCCGCGGATGCGTGCGGTAAGTATTTCGATCAGCCTCACAGCTAACACCGCCTACAACGGTCCTTTGATGCTGGTGCGGGGTTCGCATCAATCGTACGTTCGCTGTGTCGGAGAAACGCCCGACGAGCACTTCCGTAGTTCACTGAAGAAGCAAGAATTCGGTGTCCCTAATCGTGAAGCACTCAGCCTATTAGCTGAACAAGGAGAGATCGTCGCTCCGACAGGCGCACCTGGGTCGGCCGTGATGTTCGACTGCAACACCATGCACGCGTCGGCCAGCAACCTCAGCCCTTACCCACGTACCAATTTGTTTCTGGTATTCAACAGCGTAGAGAACGAACTTCGAACGCCATTTGGCGGAACACCTCCACGCCCAAGGTTCTTAAGTTATCGACCGTGA
- a CDS encoding MarR family winged helix-turn-helix transcriptional regulator — MEKQDLVERMLRAIRRIILKTSHYSRSLSRHSGLTLPQLLCLRAIRDLSQEKDEVTAAQVSSRVGLAAPTVSRILERMERAQLIERIRNSPDRRRVLIHLTETGKQRLDGIPTPLQEQFVDRVTSLAQEEQWNLLASLEQVVELMEAADLDAEPVISAEFESREDRKLS, encoded by the coding sequence ATGGAAAAGCAGGACCTTGTCGAGCGAATGTTGCGGGCGATTCGCCGCATCATTTTGAAAACGTCGCACTATTCGCGGTCTCTCTCACGCCATTCTGGGCTCACGTTACCGCAGCTTCTTTGTTTGCGGGCAATTCGTGATCTTTCGCAAGAGAAGGATGAAGTCACCGCCGCGCAGGTTTCGAGTCGAGTTGGCTTAGCCGCGCCGACCGTGTCCCGCATTCTCGAACGCATGGAGCGTGCTCAATTAATTGAACGTATCCGTAATAGCCCAGATCGTCGCCGCGTGCTCATTCATTTAACGGAAACCGGCAAGCAGCGATTAGATGGGATTCCCACTCCCCTTCAAGAGCAATTCGTCGATCGAGTGACTTCGCTCGCTCAAGAGGAGCAGTGGAATCTTTTGGCCTCTCTAGAGCAGGTCGTCGAATTGATGGAGGCCGCCGACCTGGACGCCGAGCCGGTGATCTCCGCGGAATTCGAGTCCCGCGAAGATCGCAAGCTCTCTTAA
- a CDS encoding TetR/AcrR family transcriptional regulator codes for MTHETKSQIIEAGRKAMIAKSYNGVGLNEILNDAGVPKGSFYHFFKSKEELGVAVIENSFVENTQKLREALQSSEKSPLTRLEDYFVRARDEINSRELRQECLICKLALELSSLSEPLRRAVHEGWQVWRSIIADCLRDAQNEGEIDPGHDAESLASFIIYSFEGAMIRVQVNNNILPVNHFLHYVFHVLLKAKA; via the coding sequence GTGACCCACGAAACGAAAAGCCAGATCATCGAGGCGGGCCGAAAGGCCATGATCGCCAAGAGCTATAACGGAGTCGGCCTGAACGAGATCCTGAACGATGCGGGGGTGCCGAAAGGCTCCTTCTACCACTTCTTCAAATCGAAAGAAGAACTGGGAGTCGCGGTGATCGAGAATTCTTTTGTGGAAAATACCCAAAAACTTCGAGAGGCCTTACAGAGCTCCGAAAAGAGTCCGCTGACACGCCTGGAAGATTACTTCGTGCGGGCACGCGACGAAATCAATTCACGCGAACTACGGCAAGAATGCCTTATTTGTAAGCTAGCTTTGGAGCTATCTTCCCTCAGTGAGCCTCTCAGACGGGCCGTTCACGAAGGTTGGCAAGTATGGCGATCAATCATTGCAGATTGCCTACGAGACGCCCAGAACGAGGGGGAAATCGACCCTGGGCACGACGCCGAAAGTTTGGCATCTTTTATCATATACTCCTTTGAGGGGGCGATGATTAGGGTGCAAGTGAATAATAATATTCTACCAGTGAACCATTTCCTGCATTATGTCTTCCATGTATTACTGAAGGCAAAAGCATGA
- a CDS encoding efflux RND transporter periplasmic adaptor subunit, which produces MKKMSRIMMLALAAIALMSSSAIAQMPPTAVRAVAVKQQEVEPHHRFTGSLKAVARGSVAALEDGRVLEVTVREGATVKEGDVIARIDSRRLAAQKGELEAAYGTAEALIAQREAELRQANLDMERSTSLIRNNAISQQQFERAETELTIAKAKLETDRRRLDEIRRQLELINVRLDDTEVHAPYDGQVISRHTEPGEWIRAGEPFVTLVSTGKIEAWLEIPERYAGTVSQYAQSVPVNIIGTDRKFVSTSAKRIHDVHARTRTFQYVLTLNAEDAVLTPGMSVVAWLPTGPSEKSLTVPKDAVIRSAGISYVYKAVAGEEGTKTAVRTPVKVKFETSDLVVIDSPQLADGDLVVVEGNERLMPGMAIAVTVEPDQTSQTAANMAAKTR; this is translated from the coding sequence ATGAAAAAGATGTCGCGAATAATGATGTTGGCCTTGGCCGCAATAGCCTTGATGTCCTCTTCCGCAATCGCCCAGATGCCACCGACAGCCGTACGTGCCGTTGCAGTTAAACAGCAAGAGGTCGAGCCACATCATCGTTTCACGGGCAGCTTGAAAGCGGTCGCACGCGGTAGCGTTGCTGCCCTGGAAGATGGTCGCGTGCTTGAAGTGACCGTCCGTGAAGGGGCCACGGTCAAAGAAGGGGACGTGATTGCTCGAATCGATTCCCGGCGACTGGCCGCCCAGAAAGGCGAGTTGGAAGCCGCGTACGGTACGGCGGAAGCTCTGATCGCCCAGCGGGAGGCCGAACTACGCCAAGCCAATCTTGATATGGAACGATCAACATCGTTGATTCGTAACAATGCGATCTCTCAGCAGCAATTCGAGCGTGCTGAAACCGAACTCACGATCGCCAAGGCTAAATTGGAAACGGATCGCCGTCGCTTGGACGAGATTCGCCGTCAGCTAGAGTTAATCAACGTGCGACTGGACGATACCGAAGTTCACGCACCGTATGATGGCCAAGTGATCTCGCGTCATACCGAACCGGGCGAATGGATCCGAGCGGGCGAACCGTTTGTCACCTTGGTATCGACCGGTAAGATCGAAGCCTGGCTCGAGATTCCCGAGCGGTATGCTGGTACGGTCAGCCAGTATGCCCAAAGCGTTCCCGTCAACATTATCGGAACCGATCGTAAGTTCGTCTCAACTTCAGCCAAGCGTATTCATGACGTCCATGCACGGACACGTACCTTTCAATACGTACTTACGCTGAATGCCGAAGACGCGGTGCTAACACCTGGGATGTCGGTCGTTGCCTGGCTTCCAACCGGTCCATCGGAGAAGAGCCTGACGGTTCCGAAAGACGCTGTCATCCGTTCTGCGGGGATCTCCTACGTCTACAAAGCCGTCGCCGGGGAAGAAGGCACGAAGACGGCAGTTCGTACTCCCGTAAAGGTTAAGTTCGAAACCAGCGACTTGGTAGTGATCGATTCGCCCCAGTTGGCTGACGGCGATTTGGTCGTGGTTGAAGGCAACGAACGCTTGATGCCCGGCATGGCGATCGCGGTCACGGTCGAGCCAGACCAAACCTCTCAAACCGCAGCCAACATGGCAGCCAAGACTCGTTAG